The Kitasatospora sp. NBC_00374 genome has a segment encoding these proteins:
- a CDS encoding ABC transporter ATP-binding protein: MTPPALDAHLRVDRAAFTLDLHLTAAPGEVVALLGPNGAGKSTALRALAGLLPLTAGHLRLDGVTLEEPGTGLHTPAEERPVGVVFQDYLLFPHLSALDNVAFGLRCHGLRKAAARAEARPWLERMGLAEHAAVRPRSLSGGQAQRVALARALAVRPRLLLLDEPLAALDARTRLEIRSQLRRHLAAFDAVAVLVTHDPLDAMVLADRLVVIEDGRQVQAGTPAEIARRPRTDYIARLVGLNLYRGAADGHRVELADGGPVLVTTEDLTGEAFVAFPPSAVTLHRERPDSSARNLWQLTVAGLDLHGDQVRVDLTGALPLAADLTPAAVAELDLAPGSTVWATVKAAQTHAYPA, from the coding sequence ATGACGCCGCCCGCCCTCGACGCACACCTGCGGGTGGACCGCGCCGCGTTCACCCTCGACCTGCACCTCACCGCCGCCCCCGGCGAGGTGGTCGCCCTGCTCGGGCCGAACGGCGCCGGCAAGTCCACCGCACTGCGCGCCCTGGCCGGCCTGCTCCCGCTGACCGCCGGTCACCTCCGGCTGGACGGCGTCACCCTGGAGGAGCCGGGCACCGGGCTGCACACCCCGGCCGAGGAGCGCCCGGTCGGCGTGGTCTTCCAGGACTACCTGCTCTTCCCCCACCTCAGCGCCCTCGACAACGTCGCCTTCGGTCTGCGCTGCCACGGTCTGCGCAAGGCCGCCGCCCGGGCCGAGGCCCGGCCCTGGCTGGAGCGGATGGGCCTGGCCGAGCACGCCGCCGTCCGGCCCCGCAGCCTCTCCGGCGGTCAGGCCCAGCGGGTCGCGCTGGCCCGCGCACTGGCCGTCCGTCCCCGGCTGCTGCTGCTCGACGAGCCGCTGGCCGCCCTGGACGCCCGGACCAGGCTGGAGATCCGCTCCCAGCTGCGCCGCCACCTGGCCGCGTTCGACGCGGTGGCGGTCCTGGTCACGCACGACCCGCTGGACGCGATGGTGCTGGCCGACCGGCTGGTGGTGATCGAGGACGGCCGCCAGGTGCAGGCCGGCACTCCCGCCGAGATCGCCCGGCGCCCGCGCACCGACTACATCGCCCGGCTGGTCGGCCTCAACCTCTACCGCGGCGCCGCCGACGGCCACCGGGTCGAACTCGCCGACGGCGGACCGGTCCTGGTCACCACCGAGGACCTCACCGGCGAGGCGTTCGTCGCCTTCCCGCCGTCCGCCGTCACCCTGCACCGCGAACGGCCCGACTCCAGCGCCCGCAACCTCTGGCAGCTCACCGTGGCCGGTCTCGACCTGCACGGCGACCAGGTCCGGGTCGACCTCACCGGCGCGCTCCCGCTGGCCGCCGACCTCACGCCGGCCGCCGTCGCCGAACTCGACCTCGCCCCGGGCAGCACGGTCTGGGCGACCGTCAAGGCGGCCCAGACCCACGCCTACCCTGCGTAG
- the modB gene encoding molybdate ABC transporter permease subunit, with protein sequence MSRAAPPTDGAPAATRRRRARRIPYALLLPALLGLAFLVLPLVGLLIRAPWSALPEQLASTEVWEALRLSLICATSATAISLVLGVPLAWLLARTEIPGRRIARALVTLPLVLPPVVGGVALLLVLGRNGIVGRWLDSAFGLTLPFTTTGVVIAEAFVAMPFLVISVEGALRAADPRYEEAAATLGASRLTAFRRVTLPLVAPGIGAGAVLAWARALGEFGATITFAGNFPGRTQTMPLAVYLAMERDPEAAIALSLVLLAVSIAVLAGLRERWLSTP encoded by the coding sequence GTGAGCCGGGCCGCACCGCCCACCGACGGCGCGCCGGCGGCCACCCGCCGCCGGCGCGCCCGCCGGATCCCGTACGCCCTGCTGCTGCCCGCCCTGCTCGGCCTGGCCTTCCTGGTCCTGCCGCTGGTCGGGCTGCTGATCCGGGCGCCCTGGAGCGCGCTGCCCGAACAGCTCGCCAGCACCGAGGTCTGGGAGGCGCTGCGGCTCTCGCTGATCTGCGCGACCTCCGCCACCGCCATCTCGCTGGTCCTCGGCGTGCCGCTGGCCTGGCTGCTTGCCCGTACCGAGATCCCGGGCCGGCGGATCGCCCGCGCGCTGGTGACCCTGCCCCTCGTGCTGCCCCCGGTGGTCGGCGGCGTGGCGCTGCTGCTGGTACTCGGCCGCAACGGCATCGTCGGCCGCTGGCTGGACTCGGCCTTCGGCCTCACCCTGCCGTTCACCACCACCGGTGTGGTGATCGCCGAGGCCTTCGTCGCGATGCCCTTCCTGGTGATCAGCGTGGAGGGCGCGCTGCGCGCCGCCGATCCCCGGTACGAGGAGGCGGCGGCCACCCTCGGCGCCTCCCGGCTGACCGCGTTCCGCCGGGTGACGCTGCCGCTGGTCGCCCCCGGCATCGGCGCCGGCGCGGTGCTCGCCTGGGCCCGCGCGCTCGGCGAGTTCGGCGCCACCATCACCTTCGCCGGCAACTTCCCCGGCCGCACCCAGACCATGCCGCTCGCCGTCTACCTCGCCATGGAGCGAGACCCCGAGGCGGCGATCGCGCTCAGCCTGGTGCTGCTCGCGGTGTCCATCGCGGTCCTCGCCGGACTGCGCGAGCGCTGGCTGTCGACCCCGTGA
- the modA gene encoding molybdate ABC transporter substrate-binding protein — MSSIRRRTALAAASVLALAAGLTACGSDAATPAASSSPAGAGSSAAAPKATGAITVFAAASLKESFTELGKKFETANPGTKVTFNFAGSSALAQSINSGAPADVFAAASPATMKTVVDARGAETSKVFVRNTLAIAVPKGNPKHISGLADLTGVKVALCAKEVPCGSAAVTALAAGGVNLTPVTLEQDVKGALTKVELGEVDASLVYRTDVRADTAKIDGVDFPEAAKAVNDYPIAALTKAPNASAAAAFVAYIQSDEAKQVLTAAGFQTP; from the coding sequence ATGAGCTCCATCAGACGTCGCACCGCGCTCGCCGCCGCCTCCGTGCTGGCCCTCGCCGCCGGCCTCACCGCCTGCGGCAGCGACGCCGCCACCCCGGCCGCCTCGTCCTCCCCGGCCGGCGCCGGCTCCTCCGCAGCCGCCCCCAAGGCCACCGGCGCGATCACGGTCTTCGCCGCCGCCTCGCTCAAGGAGTCCTTCACCGAGCTCGGCAAGAAGTTCGAGACCGCCAACCCCGGCACCAAGGTGACGTTCAACTTCGCCGGCAGCTCCGCACTGGCCCAGAGCATCAACTCCGGTGCCCCGGCCGACGTGTTCGCCGCCGCCAGCCCGGCCACCATGAAGACGGTCGTCGACGCCAGGGGCGCGGAGACCTCCAAGGTCTTCGTCCGCAACACGCTGGCGATCGCCGTCCCCAAGGGCAACCCGAAGCACATCAGCGGTCTGGCCGACCTCACCGGCGTCAAGGTCGCGCTGTGCGCCAAGGAGGTGCCGTGCGGCTCGGCCGCCGTCACCGCCCTCGCGGCCGGCGGCGTCAACCTGACGCCGGTCACCCTGGAGCAGGACGTCAAGGGCGCCCTCACCAAGGTCGAGCTGGGCGAGGTGGACGCCTCGCTCGTGTACAGGACCGATGTCAGGGCCGACACTGCGAAGATCGACGGCGTGGACTTCCCCGAGGCCGCGAAGGCCGTGAACGACTACCCGATCGCCGCGCTGACCAAGGCTCCCAACGCCTCGGCCGCCGCCGCGTTCGTGGCCTACATCCAGTCGGACGAGGCCAAGCAGGTCCTGACCGCCGCGGGCTTCCAGACCCCGTGA
- a CDS encoding RNA ligase (ATP) translates to MSTLRVTAERLTIHEHPNADALELAQVGLYRAVVAKGAFRTGDLAVYIPEQAVLPAALIEELGLTGRLAGGNADRVKAVRLRGELSQGIVCRPRAVTDTELARAAETGGDFAELLGIVKWAPPIPTAMNGEVEAAPDLLPWVDIENLKRFPDVFEPGEPVVVTEKLHGSCCLLTFHADGGRVQVSSKGIGAQGLALKEDGRNLYWRAVRAHRVAEVAARLAERLGASRVGIFGEVFGAGVQDLGYGAVGGSELPGYAAFDVCALVDGQTVWLDAAELLAGELPLVPQLWTGPFEAGRVLELAEGRETVSGRALHIREGVVVRPVAERYSPVLGGRAIAKVVGGAYLTRKGGTEFE, encoded by the coding sequence ATGTCGACCTTGCGGGTCACCGCCGAGCGGCTGACCATCCATGAGCACCCGAACGCCGACGCGCTGGAGCTGGCCCAGGTCGGGCTCTACCGGGCGGTGGTCGCCAAGGGCGCGTTCCGTACCGGGGACCTCGCGGTCTACATCCCGGAGCAGGCCGTCCTGCCGGCCGCGCTGATCGAGGAGCTGGGCCTGACCGGCCGGCTGGCCGGCGGGAACGCGGACCGGGTCAAGGCCGTCCGGCTGCGCGGCGAGCTCTCCCAGGGCATCGTCTGCCGCCCGCGCGCGGTGACCGACACCGAGCTGGCGCGGGCGGCCGAGACCGGCGGGGACTTCGCCGAGCTGCTCGGGATCGTGAAGTGGGCGCCGCCGATCCCGACCGCGATGAACGGCGAGGTGGAGGCCGCGCCGGACCTGCTGCCCTGGGTGGACATCGAGAACCTCAAGCGCTTCCCCGACGTCTTCGAGCCCGGCGAGCCGGTCGTCGTCACCGAGAAGCTGCACGGCAGCTGCTGCCTGCTGACCTTCCACGCGGACGGCGGACGGGTGCAGGTCTCCTCCAAGGGCATCGGCGCGCAGGGCCTAGCGCTCAAGGAGGACGGGCGCAACCTGTACTGGCGCGCGGTGCGCGCGCACCGGGTCGCCGAGGTGGCGGCCCGGCTGGCCGAGCGGCTCGGGGCGAGCCGGGTGGGCATCTTCGGCGAGGTCTTCGGCGCCGGGGTGCAGGACCTGGGGTACGGCGCGGTCGGCGGCAGCGAGCTGCCCGGATACGCGGCCTTCGACGTCTGCGCGCTGGTCGACGGGCAGACGGTCTGGCTGGACGCGGCCGAACTGCTCGCGGGCGAGCTGCCGTTGGTGCCGCAGCTGTGGACCGGACCGTTCGAGGCCGGGCGGGTGCTGGAGCTGGCCGAGGGGCGGGAGACGGTGTCCGGCCGGGCGCTGCACATCCGCGAGGGCGTGGTGGTGCGGCCGGTCGCCGAGCGGTACAGCCCGGTGCTGGGCGGCCGGGCGATCGCCAAGGTGGTCGGCGGGGCGTACCTGACCCGCAAGGGCGGCACCGAGTTCGAGTAG
- a CDS encoding cytochrome P450, translating into MPATRTPGPTGLPLLGSLLDLKRDPLQAYLDARRDHGDVVRFVAGPPGLRGEFHMVFSPEGAQQVLATQAANFRKENVFYEEIRQTFGNGLLTSQDTDYQRQRRLVQPLFTRRRVDGYAEAVGIEAEALAERWARVPGGVVDAADEMSRFALRAVARILFGADVEAAIDVVRTRFPVLGRYVRARGVSPLRLPRSWPTPGNREARAAEHALYRVCDEIIARRAGRSSDDLLGLLADARGEDGEALDATELREQVLIFLLAGHETTATSLTFALHLLGRHPEQQARARAEALAVLGDGRAPRAEDLAALPYLTQVLKEAMRLYPAAPVIGRRAAADCTVDGVPIPAGADVLVAPYVTHRHPEHWSDPERFDPERFTPEREAARHRYAWFPFGGGPRACIGQHFSMLESVLGLAALLCRFEVAAVDTDVRLSHGITLRVEGQVRIALTAAK; encoded by the coding sequence ATGCCGGCCACCCGGACCCCGGGCCCGACCGGGCTCCCGCTCCTCGGGTCGCTGCTCGACCTGAAGCGGGACCCGCTCCAGGCCTACCTGGACGCGCGGCGCGACCACGGAGACGTGGTCCGCTTCGTCGCCGGCCCGCCGGGGCTGCGGGGCGAGTTCCACATGGTCTTCTCCCCGGAGGGCGCACAGCAGGTGCTGGCCACCCAGGCGGCCAACTTCCGCAAGGAGAACGTCTTCTACGAGGAGATCCGGCAGACCTTCGGCAACGGCCTGCTGACCTCCCAGGACACCGACTACCAGCGCCAGCGCCGGCTGGTCCAGCCGCTGTTCACCCGGCGCCGGGTGGACGGCTACGCCGAGGCGGTCGGCATCGAGGCCGAGGCCCTCGCGGAGCGCTGGGCCCGGGTGCCCGGCGGTGTGGTGGACGCCGCCGACGAGATGTCGCGCTTCGCGCTGCGGGCCGTCGCCCGGATCCTGTTCGGCGCGGACGTCGAGGCGGCCATCGACGTGGTCCGCACCCGGTTCCCCGTCCTCGGGCGCTACGTCCGCGCGCGCGGCGTCTCCCCGCTGCGGCTGCCGCGCAGCTGGCCCACCCCCGGCAACCGCGAGGCCCGGGCCGCCGAGCACGCGCTGTACCGGGTCTGCGACGAGATCATCGCCCGTCGGGCCGGACGGAGCTCCGACGACCTGCTCGGCCTGCTCGCCGACGCGCGGGGCGAGGACGGCGAGGCGCTCGACGCCACCGAGCTGCGCGAGCAGGTCCTGATCTTCCTGCTCGCGGGTCACGAGACCACCGCGACCTCGCTCACCTTCGCCCTGCACCTGCTCGGCCGGCATCCCGAGCAGCAGGCCCGCGCCCGGGCCGAGGCGCTCGCCGTCCTCGGCGACGGCCGGGCGCCCCGCGCCGAGGACCTCGCCGCCCTGCCCTACCTCACCCAGGTCCTCAAGGAGGCCATGCGGCTCTACCCCGCGGCGCCGGTGATCGGCCGGCGCGCGGCCGCGGACTGCACCGTCGACGGCGTACCGATACCGGCCGGCGCCGACGTCCTGGTCGCCCCCTACGTCACCCACCGGCACCCCGAGCACTGGTCGGACCCGGAGCGCTTCGACCCGGAGCGCTTCACCCCGGAACGGGAGGCGGCCCGGCACCGCTACGCCTGGTTCCCGTTCGGCGGCGGGCCGCGGGCCTGCATCGGCCAGCACTTCTCCATGCTGGAGTCCGTCCTCGGTCTCGCGGCGCTGCTCTGCCGCTTCGAGGTGGCCGCGGTGGACACCGATGTCCGGCTCTCGCACGGGATCACCCTGAGGGTGGAGGGCCAGGTCAGGATCGCCCTGACCGCCGCCAAGTAG
- a CDS encoding MHYT domain-containing protein gives MGTIDHLSFGWLTPTLSYLMACIGAALGLRCTLRALSATGPSRRNWLLTAAAAIGTGIWTMHFVAMFGFSVDGTELRYQVPLTLLSLLVAVLVVGLGVFVVGHGAHRGRSLLIGGCVTGLGVAAMHYLGMAAVRMHGTLSYTPGAVALSVVIAIAAATAALWAAVTIRTLPAAGGAALVMGLAVSSMHYTGMAAVHVHLDPARTGLDGATPMQFIFPLAVGLGSFLFLTSAFVALSPSAQERAAYREAGELPVEDLHPTALDRAA, from the coding sequence ATGGGAACGATCGACCACCTGAGTTTCGGCTGGCTCACCCCGACCCTCTCCTACCTGATGGCCTGCATCGGAGCCGCACTCGGCCTGCGCTGCACCCTGCGGGCCCTGTCCGCCACCGGCCCCTCGCGCCGCAACTGGCTGCTCACCGCCGCCGCCGCGATCGGCACCGGGATCTGGACCATGCACTTCGTCGCCATGTTCGGCTTCTCCGTGGACGGCACCGAACTGCGCTACCAGGTGCCGCTCACCCTCCTCAGCCTGCTGGTCGCCGTGCTCGTGGTCGGCCTCGGCGTCTTCGTGGTCGGCCACGGCGCCCACCGCGGGCGCAGCCTGCTGATCGGCGGCTGCGTCACCGGCCTCGGCGTCGCGGCCATGCACTACCTCGGCATGGCCGCGGTCCGGATGCACGGCACCCTCTCCTACACCCCGGGGGCGGTCGCCCTCTCCGTCGTCATCGCGATCGCCGCCGCCACCGCCGCCCTCTGGGCCGCCGTCACCATCCGCACCCTGCCCGCGGCCGGTGGCGCCGCCCTGGTCATGGGCCTCGCGGTGAGCTCCATGCACTACACCGGCATGGCAGCCGTGCACGTCCACCTGGACCCGGCCCGCACCGGTCTCGACGGCGCCACCCCGATGCAGTTCATCTTCCCGCTCGCGGTCGGGCTCGGCTCCTTCCTCTTCCTCACCTCCGCCTTCGTCGCCCTCTCCCCGAGCGCTCAGGAACGGGCCGCCTACCGCGAGGCCGGTGAACTCCCCGTCGAGGACCTGCACCCCACCGCACTGGACCGCGCCGCCTGA
- a CDS encoding nitrate- and nitrite sensing domain-containing protein, producing MRVRRGTPRSAPTASPSAPRGPVRPGAGGHRRGAHAGPPAREDQRPEPPAPGPRRALPLRPRTVRAKILALLMVPVVSVIALWSFATVTTAQNVADLRRTQSLDRALRIPAEATVAALQAERSAAGQLSALPGLARESALREAAATTDRAAAPLTLAPGYNRADAEGLGPETAGRVDALTAAVAGLADLRAGLLARTAGWADAYAAYGAAVDRALEVTGAVAALQGHRAGSDARVLLELAHSHELLAREDALLRTGQAAGRLTEEQFREYGATAHARRLFEQTAARDLRPGDRAALQAVTDGPDHRDLTRYEDAVRTAADGRAAVAAVAPERWVLAADGVARGLGAVRSGAGAAAVERSDPYAVGLFTPAGAAVLLGLIAVVASLLISVQIGRGLVTELIGLRNSALELAGRQLPSTMRRLRAGEEIDVEAEAPLRPHGEDEIGQVHGALGSVRRAAVTAAVERAEVLSGVSGVFVNLARRSQVLVHRQLTLLDAMERRTEDPAELDDLFRLDHLTTRMRRHAEGLIILSGAAPGRAWRRPVPLVDVVRAAVAEVEDYARVEVHRLPFAAVTGPAVADLTHLVAELVENATGFSPPHTKVHIRGEQVGNGYALEIEDRGLGMGPEALADANRRIAATEQVDLFDSDRLGLFVVSRLARRHEVRVALRPSAYGGTTAVVLLPTALLETPEPDGPPPRSSLPPARRPVEQGPVERQPVEQRPVAEQPVGPPATAVPFGARGADPGVLRPTPFRRAVDRPEWGAPAPAPAPAPAARPRPLVALGPPEASPAPPPAAEEDELPRRVRQASLAPQLREAPPRPRPRPRSAGPAPAGRHPDEVRAAMSAYQQGWARGSAAPAPVTEPARPTGPEGERR from the coding sequence ATGCGCGTACGCCGCGGTACCCCCCGCAGTGCGCCGACGGCCTCCCCGAGCGCCCCCCGCGGCCCCGTCCGGCCCGGCGCGGGCGGGCACCGCCGGGGCGCCCACGCCGGACCGCCGGCCCGGGAGGACCAGCGCCCCGAACCGCCCGCGCCCGGCCCGCGGCGCGCCCTGCCGCTGCGCCCCCGGACCGTCCGGGCCAAGATCCTCGCCCTGCTGATGGTCCCCGTGGTCTCGGTGATCGCCCTGTGGTCCTTCGCCACCGTCACCACCGCCCAGAACGTCGCCGACCTGCGCCGCACCCAGAGCCTCGACCGCGCCCTGCGCATCCCGGCCGAGGCCACCGTGGCCGCCCTGCAGGCCGAACGGTCCGCCGCCGGACAGCTCTCGGCCCTGCCGGGGCTCGCCCGCGAGAGCGCCCTGCGGGAGGCCGCCGCCACCACCGACCGGGCGGCGGCCCCGCTCACCCTCGCCCCCGGCTACAACCGGGCCGACGCCGAGGGGCTCGGCCCGGAGACCGCCGGCCGGGTCGACGCCCTCACCGCCGCCGTCGCCGGCCTCGCCGACCTGCGGGCCGGGCTCCTCGCCCGCACCGCCGGCTGGGCCGACGCCTACGCCGCGTACGGCGCGGCCGTCGACCGGGCGCTGGAGGTCACCGGCGCGGTCGCCGCCCTCCAGGGCCACCGGGCCGGCTCCGACGCCCGGGTGCTGCTGGAGCTCGCCCACTCCCACGAACTGCTGGCCCGCGAGGACGCGCTGCTGCGCACCGGGCAGGCGGCCGGCCGGCTCACCGAGGAGCAGTTCCGCGAGTACGGCGCCACCGCCCACGCCCGCCGGCTCTTCGAGCAGACCGCCGCCCGCGACCTGCGGCCCGGCGACCGGGCCGCGCTGCAGGCCGTCACCGACGGCCCCGACCACCGCGACCTCACCCGCTACGAGGACGCCGTCCGCACCGCCGCCGACGGCCGGGCCGCGGTCGCGGCGGTCGCCCCCGAGCGCTGGGTGCTCGCCGCGGACGGCGTCGCCCGCGGCCTGGGCGCCGTCCGGAGCGGGGCCGGCGCCGCCGCCGTCGAACGCTCCGACCCGTACGCCGTCGGCCTGTTCACCCCGGCGGGGGCCGCCGTGCTGCTCGGCCTGATCGCCGTGGTCGCCTCGCTGCTGATCTCGGTGCAGATCGGCCGCGGCCTGGTCACCGAGCTGATCGGCCTGCGGAACTCGGCCCTCGAACTGGCCGGCCGCCAACTCCCGTCCACGATGCGGCGGCTGCGGGCCGGCGAGGAGATCGACGTGGAGGCCGAGGCACCGCTGCGCCCGCACGGCGAGGACGAGATCGGCCAGGTGCACGGCGCCCTCGGCAGCGTCCGGCGGGCGGCCGTGACCGCCGCCGTCGAGCGGGCCGAGGTGCTCTCCGGCGTCTCCGGCGTGTTCGTCAACCTGGCCCGCCGCAGCCAGGTCCTGGTGCACCGTCAACTCACCCTGCTGGACGCGATGGAGCGCCGCACCGAGGATCCGGCGGAGCTGGACGACCTGTTCCGGCTGGACCACCTGACCACCCGGATGCGCCGGCACGCCGAAGGGCTGATCATCCTCTCCGGCGCGGCCCCCGGCCGGGCCTGGCGCCGGCCGGTGCCGCTGGTGGACGTGGTCCGGGCGGCCGTCGCCGAGGTGGAGGACTACGCCCGGGTGGAGGTGCACCGGCTGCCGTTCGCGGCGGTGACCGGCCCCGCGGTCGCCGACCTCACCCACCTGGTGGCCGAACTGGTCGAGAACGCCACCGGGTTCTCGCCCCCGCACACCAAGGTGCACATCCGGGGCGAGCAGGTCGGCAACGGCTACGCGCTGGAGATCGAGGACCGGGGGCTGGGCATGGGCCCGGAGGCCCTCGCCGACGCCAACCGGCGGATCGCGGCCACCGAACAGGTCGACCTCTTCGACAGTGACCGGCTGGGCCTCTTCGTGGTCAGCCGGCTGGCCAGGAGGCACGAGGTGCGGGTGGCGCTGCGGCCCTCCGCGTACGGCGGCACCACGGCCGTGGTGCTGCTGCCCACCGCGCTGCTGGAGACACCCGAGCCGGACGGGCCGCCCCCGCGGAGCTCGCTGCCGCCGGCCCGCCGCCCGGTCGAGCAGGGGCCGGTCGAGCGGCAGCCGGTCGAGCAGCGGCCGGTCGCCGAGCAGCCGGTCGGGCCGCCGGCCACCGCCGTCCCGTTCGGCGCCCGGGGCGCCGACCCCGGGGTGCTGCGGCCCACACCGTTCCGGCGGGCCGTCGACCGCCCCGAGTGGGGCGCCCCGGCGCCCGCCCCCGCCCCGGCTCCGGCGGCCCGCCCCAGGCCGCTTGTCGCGCTCGGCCCGCCGGAGGCCTCGCCGGCCCCGCCGCCGGCGGCCGAGGAGGACGAGCTGCCCCGCCGGGTCCGCCAGGCCAGCCTGGCCCCGCAGCTCCGCGAGGCCCCGCCCCGGCCGCGACCGCGCCCGCGCTCGGCCGGCCCCGCCCCGGCGGGCCGCCACCCGGACGAGGTCCGTGCCGCGATGTCCGCCTACCAGCAGGGCTGGGCCCGGGGCTCCGCCGCGCCGGCCCCCGTCACCGAGCCCGCCCGCCCCACCGGCCCCGAAGGAGAGCGTCGATGA
- a CDS encoding roadblock/LC7 domain-containing protein — translation MIGTTHHAGELDWLLDELVARVAQVRFAVMLSADGLAMGTSAGIGREDSEHLAAVASGFHSLAKGAGRHFEAGEVRQTMVELEHGFLFVAAAGEGTCLAVFARADADLGLVAYEMARLVRRVGEHLYTPPRGSVGG, via the coding sequence ATGATCGGCACCACCCACCACGCCGGAGAACTCGACTGGTTGCTCGACGAGTTGGTCGCCCGGGTCGCCCAGGTCAGGTTCGCGGTGATGCTCTCCGCCGACGGGCTGGCGATGGGGACCTCCGCCGGGATCGGACGTGAGGACAGCGAGCACCTGGCCGCCGTCGCGTCCGGCTTCCACAGCCTGGCCAAGGGCGCCGGACGGCACTTCGAGGCGGGCGAAGTCCGCCAGACCATGGTCGAGTTGGAACACGGCTTCCTGTTCGTGGCCGCCGCCGGCGAGGGTACCTGCCTGGCGGTCTTCGCCCGCGCCGACGCCGACCTCGGGCTGGTCGCCTACGAGATGGCCCGGCTGGTCCGCCGCGTCGGCGAGCACCTGTACACCCCGCCGCGCGGTTCGGTCGGGGGCTGA
- a CDS encoding DUF742 domain-containing protein, with product MVRPYAVTRGRTRPDGREFDLIALVVADIPADADPPVGPEPAAILDLCRGDALSVAEIAAEVDLPLGVVRVLLGDLLDAEYIRVSRPVPPALLPDEHILQEVIDGLRAL from the coding sequence ATGGTCCGCCCGTACGCCGTGACCAGGGGCCGGACCAGGCCCGACGGCCGGGAGTTCGACCTGATCGCCCTGGTGGTCGCCGACATACCGGCCGACGCCGATCCGCCGGTCGGGCCGGAGCCGGCGGCCATCCTCGACCTGTGCCGCGGCGACGCGCTCTCGGTCGCCGAGATCGCCGCCGAGGTGGACCTCCCGCTCGGCGTGGTCCGGGTGCTGCTCGGCGACCTGCTGGACGCCGAGTACATCCGGGTGAGCCGCCCCGTACCGCCGGCCCTGCTCCCCGACGAGCACATCCTCCAGGAGGTCATCGATGGACTCCGCGCACTGTGA
- a CDS encoding ATP/GTP-binding protein encodes MDSAHCDPPSPDAPVLALKILVAGGFGVGKTTLVGAVSEIRPLRTEEQLTAAGRGVDDLGGVERKTTTTVAMDFGRITIRDGLSVYLFGTPGQDRFWFLWDELAQGALGAVVLADTRRLTDCFPAVDFFEHRGIPFVVAVNQFAGSRVFRPREVSRALDLDEATPVVLCDARHRGSGKDVLISLVEHAGRVHAARLLAEVSGPGPG; translated from the coding sequence ATGGACTCCGCGCACTGTGACCCGCCGTCACCGGACGCCCCGGTGCTGGCCCTGAAGATCCTGGTGGCCGGCGGCTTCGGGGTGGGCAAGACCACCCTGGTCGGCGCGGTCAGCGAGATCCGCCCGCTGCGTACCGAGGAGCAGCTCACCGCGGCCGGCCGCGGGGTGGACGACCTGGGCGGGGTCGAGCGGAAGACCACCACCACGGTCGCCATGGACTTCGGCCGGATCACCATCCGGGACGGGCTGTCGGTCTACCTGTTCGGCACCCCGGGACAGGACCGGTTCTGGTTCCTCTGGGACGAGTTGGCCCAGGGGGCGCTGGGCGCCGTGGTGCTCGCCGACACCCGGCGGCTGACCGACTGCTTCCCCGCGGTGGACTTCTTCGAGCACCGGGGCATCCCGTTCGTGGTCGCCGTCAACCAGTTCGCCGGCAGCCGTGTCTTCCGCCCCCGTGAGGTCTCCCGCGCCCTCGACCTGGACGAGGCCACGCCGGTGGTGCTGTGCGACGCCCGGCACCGGGGCTCGGGCAAGGACGTGCTGATCAGCCTGGTCGAACACGCCGGGCGGGTGCACGCCGCCCGGCTGCTCGCCGAGGTCTCCGGACCGGGGCCCGGGTGA